In Flavobacteriales bacterium, the following proteins share a genomic window:
- the polA gene encoding DNA polymerase I: MPENTKKLFLLDAFALIYRAYFAFGNNQRYNSKGLNTSAMLGFTNTLIEVLEKQKPSHIAVVFDAPGGATNREADFAAYKAGRQEMPEDIRTAIPYIKAIVEAFKIPILLKEGFEADDIIGTMAKHAEKEGFTTYMMTPDKDFGQLVSDNIFIFKPAAFGKPAEVMGVKEVCEKFEVENPLQVIDILGLWGDAVDNIPGIPGIGEKTAKLLIQKYGSVENLIANAEDLKGKQKENVINFAEQGLLSKKLATIILDVPVEYSFDELILEEPDEQKITELFAELEFRNLAKRVLGKEIQITPTAQVGTTPNNGQMDLFSLPPAPSEGGGDQLQKNNEEEVVEAGKNIENVSHTYLLIDTPQKRADLISKLEKQKSFCFDTETTGLNPFEAELVGMSFSYQPTEGYYIPFSENQEEATTILKEFKTVFENTAIEKIGQNIKYDINVLHKYGVRIKGKLFDTMIAHFLLEPDMRHNMDLLSEAYLGYKPVSIETLIGKKGKNQLSMRDVEVDKIVEYACEDADITLQLKNYFEPQFTPEIKEVFEKVEAPLITVLAAMENEGIKLDVAALKTFSAELEILGTNLEKDILQLAGTTFNIDSPKQLGEVLFEYMKIIEKPKKTKTGQYATNEDELSKLLGKHDIIPKILEYRSVKKLKSTYVDALPELVSPTTGRIHTSYMQTVASTGRLSSNNPNLQNIPIRTEMGREIRKSFIAKNDDYLLLAADYSQIELRIIAALSNDENMQQAFVNKEDIHAATAAKVFGVALADVDREMRSKAKAVNFGIIYGQSSFGLAQNLNISRGEAKEIIDTYFAQYPKIKQYMDGNIDFAKEHGYVETILHRRRYLKDINSSNAIVRGHAERNAINAPIQGSAADVIKIAMINIFNEFEKQQFKSKMLLQVHDELVFEVYKPELEILKPIIRDKMEHAVKLSVPLEVEMNAAKNWLEAH, encoded by the coding sequence ATGCCTGAAAATACCAAAAAACTTTTTTTACTCGATGCATTTGCTTTAATCTACAGGGCTTACTTTGCATTTGGCAACAATCAACGATACAATTCTAAAGGCTTAAACACCTCTGCAATGTTGGGTTTTACCAATACCTTAATTGAAGTGTTGGAAAAACAAAAACCATCACACATTGCGGTGGTATTTGATGCTCCAGGTGGAGCCACCAATCGTGAGGCAGATTTTGCAGCTTATAAAGCGGGCAGACAAGAAATGCCTGAGGATATTCGTACAGCTATACCTTACATCAAAGCCATTGTCGAGGCATTTAAAATTCCAATTTTGTTAAAAGAGGGGTTTGAAGCGGATGATATTATTGGCACGATGGCAAAACATGCCGAAAAAGAAGGGTTTACTACTTACATGATGACTCCTGATAAGGATTTTGGGCAGTTGGTGTCAGACAACATTTTTATTTTTAAACCTGCAGCTTTTGGCAAACCAGCCGAAGTAATGGGTGTAAAAGAAGTTTGCGAAAAATTTGAAGTAGAAAATCCTTTACAGGTTATTGATATTTTAGGCTTGTGGGGTGATGCAGTTGATAATATTCCAGGAATACCTGGTATAGGCGAAAAAACTGCAAAACTGTTGATACAAAAATACGGCAGTGTTGAGAATTTAATTGCCAATGCCGAAGATTTGAAAGGAAAACAAAAAGAAAACGTCATCAATTTTGCTGAGCAAGGCTTGTTATCAAAAAAATTAGCTACCATTATTTTAGATGTTCCTGTTGAATATAGTTTTGACGAACTAATATTGGAAGAACCCGATGAACAAAAAATAACAGAATTGTTTGCCGAATTGGAATTTAGAAACTTAGCCAAACGAGTGCTGGGTAAGGAAATTCAAATTACTCCAACAGCTCAGGTTGGTACAACACCCAACAATGGGCAAATGGATTTGTTTAGCCTCCCCCCAGCCCCCTCCGAAGGAGGGGGAGACCAACTCCAAAAAAATAATGAAGAAGAAGTTGTTGAAGCTGGAAAAAATATTGAAAATGTTTCACACACTTATTTATTAATTGATACCCCTCAAAAAAGAGCCGATTTAATTTCGAAATTGGAAAAGCAAAAATCGTTTTGTTTTGATACCGAAACTACAGGCTTAAACCCTTTTGAGGCAGAATTGGTGGGGATGTCGTTTTCATACCAACCAACCGAAGGGTATTACATCCCTTTTTCTGAAAACCAAGAAGAAGCAACAACTATTTTAAAAGAATTCAAGACAGTTTTTGAAAATACGGCCATTGAAAAAATAGGGCAAAACATCAAATACGATATTAATGTGTTACACAAATATGGCGTTCGAATAAAAGGAAAGTTGTTTGATACCATGATAGCTCACTTTTTGCTAGAGCCAGACATGCGACACAACATGGATTTACTTTCCGAGGCTTATTTAGGCTACAAACCTGTTTCTATCGAAACTTTGATTGGTAAAAAAGGAAAAAATCAATTGAGCATGCGTGATGTTGAGGTTGATAAAATTGTTGAGTACGCTTGTGAAGATGCTGATATCACCCTTCAATTAAAAAACTACTTTGAGCCCCAATTTACTCCCGAAATAAAAGAGGTGTTTGAAAAAGTTGAAGCACCTCTAATTACGGTATTGGCAGCGATGGAAAACGAAGGTATTAAGCTGGATGTTGCAGCACTAAAAACGTTTTCTGCCGAGCTGGAAATTTTAGGAACTAACCTGGAAAAAGATATTTTACAATTGGCAGGAACTACATTTAACATTGATTCCCCGAAACAGTTGGGAGAGGTGTTGTTTGAGTACATGAAAATTATTGAAAAACCTAAAAAAACCAAAACCGGACAATATGCTACCAACGAAGATGAACTTTCGAAACTGTTAGGGAAACACGACATTATCCCTAAAATATTGGAATACCGTTCGGTAAAAAAATTAAAATCGACTTATGTTGATGCTTTACCAGAATTGGTAAGCCCAACAACAGGAAGAATACATACTAGCTATATGCAAACAGTTGCATCAACTGGTAGATTGAGTTCGAACAATCCCAACTTACAAAACATTCCTATAAGAACCGAAATGGGGCGAGAAATTAGAAAATCGTTTATTGCTAAAAACGACGATTATTTGTTGTTAGCTGCCGATTATTCTCAAATTGAATTACGAATTATTGCTGCCTTGAGTAACGATGAAAACATGCAGCAGGCTTTTGTAAACAAAGAAGATATACATGCGGCTACAGCTGCAAAAGTGTTTGGTGTTGCTTTAGCTGATGTAGATAGAGAAATGAGAAGCAAAGCCAAAGCGGTTAATTTTGGAATTATTTACGGACAATCGTCGTTTGGATTGGCACAAAACTTAAACATTTCTAGAGGCGAGGCAAAAGAAATTATCGATACCTATTTCGCCCAATATCCCAAAATAAAACAATACATGGATGGCAATATTGATTTTGCCAAGGAGCACGGTTATGTAGAAACCATTTTACACCGTAGAAGGTATTTAAAAGACATCAACTCGAGCAACGCCATCGTTCGTGGTCATGCCGAAAGAAATGCTATTAACGCACCAATACAAGGGTCGGCAGCAGATGTGATAAAAATTGCCATGATTAACATTTTTAACGAATTTGAAAAACAACAGTTCAAATCAAAAATGTTGTTGCAGGTGCACGATGAGTTGGTTTTTGAGGTGTATAAACCCGAACTAGAAATACTAAAACCAATTATTAGAGATAAAATGGAGCACGCTGTTAAGTTAAGCGTTCCGCTAGAAGTAGAAATGAACGCAGCAAAAAATTGGTTAGAAGCACATTAA
- a CDS encoding ATP-binding protein has product MKYLEREIEKGFDKFLQPNKVLVLMGARRVGKTELLKKQLSKIKEPYLLLNGEDATTVSVLSNRSVENYKRLLGDKKLLVIDEAQTVPEIGKILKLMVDEINGIKIIATGSSVFDLENELGEPLTGRNITVRLFPLSQMEFNKQENLIETKGRLEERLILGSYPELQQYSGWDDKVKYLERLISSYLIRDILAFEKLKKPDKIISLLRLIAFQIGGEVSLPELGQKLGIDKNTVERYLDLLAKVFVIYKVDAFSMNPRKEISKSSRWYFYDNGIRNALIANVNTLELRNDQGQLWENYLVTERLKYQSYKGMLVNNYFWRSYSQQEVDWVEERGGKIYGYEFKWNPNKVKGAPSAWKTLYPEAEFITIHPDNYLDFIS; this is encoded by the coding sequence ATGAAATATTTAGAAAGAGAAATAGAAAAAGGGTTTGATAAGTTTTTACAACCTAATAAAGTTTTAGTACTGATGGGAGCGAGAAGGGTTGGTAAAACAGAGTTGTTAAAAAAACAATTGTCAAAAATAAAAGAACCCTACTTGTTATTAAATGGAGAAGATGCTACAACAGTATCGGTATTGAGCAATAGAAGTGTAGAGAATTACAAACGATTGTTGGGTGATAAAAAGTTGTTGGTGATAGATGAAGCTCAAACCGTACCAGAGATAGGGAAGATTTTAAAGTTAATGGTAGATGAAATAAACGGCATTAAGATTATAGCTACAGGTTCATCAGTATTTGATTTGGAGAATGAATTAGGTGAGCCATTAACAGGTAGAAACATTACTGTTCGTTTGTTTCCATTGTCTCAGATGGAATTTAATAAACAGGAAAACCTTATTGAAACCAAAGGAAGATTAGAAGAACGATTGATTTTAGGAAGCTACCCAGAGCTACAGCAATACAGTGGATGGGATGACAAAGTAAAATATCTGGAACGATTAATAAGTTCATATTTGATACGTGATATTTTAGCATTTGAGAAGTTGAAAAAACCAGACAAAATTATTAGTTTATTGAGGTTAATTGCTTTTCAAATAGGAGGAGAAGTTTCTTTACCAGAATTAGGACAAAAATTAGGCATTGATAAAAATACGGTAGAACGGTATTTAGATTTATTAGCAAAAGTTTTTGTTATCTATAAAGTAGATGCTTTTAGCATGAACCCAAGAAAAGAAATATCCAAATCTTCACGTTGGTATTTTTATGATAATGGGATAAGAAACGCCCTAATTGCAAATGTAAATACCTTAGAACTTAGAAACGACCAAGGGCAATTGTGGGAGAACTACTTGGTGACAGAACGATTAAAATATCAGTCTTACAAAGGGATGTTGGTCAATAACTATTTTTGGAGAAGCTACAGCCAACAAGAAGTAGATTGGGTTGAAGAACGAGGAGGAAAGATTTATGGTTATGAATTTAAGTGGAATCCAAATAAAGTAAAAGGAGCCCCATCCGCATGGAAAACCCTGTATCCTGAAGCTGAATTTATAACCATTCATCCAGATAATTATTTAGATTTTATATCTTAA
- a CDS encoding glycine--tRNA ligase produces MATNEDNLKKIISHAKEYGYVFQSSEIYDGLSAVYDYGQLGSELKKNIKEYWWKAMVQMHDNIVGIDAAIFMHPETWKASGHVDAFNDPLIDNKDSKKRYRADVLIEEYIGKIEAKNEKEAEKAQARFGDAFNREQFLATNPNVLRNQAKIDEINVRFKACMNSEDLAGVKKLIEDLEIACPISGSKNWTDVKQFNLMFSTEIGSVSETANKIYLRPETAQGIFVNFLNVQKTGRMKIPFGIAQIGKAFRNEIVARQFIFRMREFEQMEMQFFVRPGEEMKWYEYWKNERIKWHKSLGIDEKYYRFHDHIKLAHYANAACDIEFNFPMGFKELEGIHSRTDFDLKQHEKHSGKKLQYFDAELNENYVPYVVETSVGLDRTFLAILSSAFDEQQLEDGSDRVVLKLPAILAPIKVAVFPLIKKDGLPEKAREIIDELKFDYNCQYDEKDSVGKRYRRQDAIGTPYCITVDHQTIEDNTVTVRDRDTMEQQRINITEIAGLLKEKLDIRKWLG; encoded by the coding sequence ATGGCAACAAATGAAGATAATCTAAAAAAAATCATATCTCACGCTAAAGAGTATGGATATGTATTTCAATCAAGTGAAATTTACGATGGTTTAAGTGCTGTTTACGACTACGGTCAGTTGGGTAGCGAACTTAAAAAAAACATCAAAGAATATTGGTGGAAAGCAATGGTGCAAATGCACGACAATATTGTGGGTATCGATGCTGCAATATTTATGCATCCTGAAACTTGGAAAGCATCTGGTCATGTTGATGCTTTTAATGATCCGTTGATTGATAACAAAGACTCCAAAAAAAGATACCGTGCCGATGTTTTAATTGAAGAATACATTGGTAAAATTGAAGCAAAAAACGAAAAAGAAGCAGAAAAAGCTCAAGCTCGTTTTGGCGATGCCTTTAATCGAGAACAGTTTTTGGCTACCAACCCAAATGTTTTGCGAAACCAAGCAAAAATCGATGAAATAAACGTTCGATTTAAGGCTTGCATGAACAGTGAAGATTTAGCTGGGGTTAAAAAATTAATTGAAGATTTAGAAATTGCTTGTCCTATCAGCGGTTCAAAAAATTGGACTGATGTAAAACAGTTTAACTTGATGTTTAGTACCGAAATAGGTTCGGTTTCCGAAACGGCTAACAAAATATATTTACGACCAGAAACCGCACAAGGTATTTTTGTAAACTTCTTAAACGTGCAAAAAACTGGGCGAATGAAAATTCCGTTTGGTATTGCCCAAATAGGTAAAGCGTTTAGAAACGAGATTGTTGCTCGTCAGTTTATATTCCGTATGCGTGAGTTTGAACAAATGGAAATGCAATTTTTTGTGCGGCCTGGCGAAGAAATGAAATGGTACGAATACTGGAAAAACGAACGTATAAAGTGGCACAAATCGTTGGGTATTGATGAAAAATATTACCGTTTTCACGACCACATTAAATTGGCTCACTATGCCAATGCAGCTTGCGATATTGAATTCAATTTTCCAATGGGATTTAAAGAGTTGGAAGGAATACATTCAAGAACCGATTTCGATTTAAAACAGCACGAAAAACATTCAGGAAAAAAATTACAGTATTTTGATGCCGAACTAAACGAAAACTATGTGCCTTACGTGGTAGAAACTTCGGTTGGTTTAGACCGAACATTTTTAGCCATTTTATCTTCGGCATTTGACGAACAACAATTGGAAGACGGTTCGGATAGGGTGGTGTTAAAACTTCCTGCAATTTTAGCACCGATAAAAGTGGCGGTTTTCCCATTAATTAAAAAAGATGGGTTACCTGAAAAAGCCCGTGAAATTATTGACGAATTGAAGTTTGATTACAACTGCCAGTACGACGAGAAAGACTCTGTTGGTAAACGTTACAGACGACAAGATGCTATAGGAACGCCTTATTGCATTACAGTTGACCACCAAACCATAGAAGATAATACTGTAACTGTTCGTGATAGAGATACCATGGAGCAACAACGTATAAATATTACTGAAATAGCCGGCTTACTAAAAGAAAAGTTGGATATTAGAAAGTGGTTGGGATAG